One part of the Mycolicibacterium aromaticivorans JS19b1 = JCM 16368 genome encodes these proteins:
- the pks2 gene encoding sulfolipid-1 biosynthesis phthioceranic/hydroxyphthioceranic acid synthase, with translation MRQTSVTPIAVVGMACRLPGGIDSPHKLWEALLDGADLVTEVPADRWDADDLYDPEPGVPGRSVSKWGAFIDDVTGFDPDFFGINEREATAMDPQHRVLLETSWEAVEQAGFTPSSLSGTSTGVFIGMSHDDYAMVTSDAGAFDQAYAFTGNPFSMASGRISHALGLHGPALTTDTACSSSLVAVHQACRSLHAGESDMALAGGVMLMLDQRLYASSSGQGMLSPTGRCHSFDVAADGFVRSEGCGIVVLKRLDDAQRDGDRVLAVIKSTASNQDGRTENILTPSRDAQVSVFQAALEAAGVDPATVGMVEAHGTGTPVGDTIEFTSVSTVYGTDGPCALTSVKSNFGHAESAAGVLGLMKAVLAVHHGVVPQNVHFTELSEKNAKVKTGMFVPTENIPWPKDGGPRRAGVSSYGMSGTNVHLILEQAPEVPVVVESAKPDAAKELLVFPVCSSSVEELRNTAARLADWVESAGEELSLRDLGYTLARRRGHRPLRTSVIADDRAELIAGLRHVAEGDDPFQPAVGQDDRGPVWIFSGQGSQWASMGTGLLSTEPVFAAKIAEIEPLIAAESDFSVTEAMTAPETVEGIHRVQPTIFAVQVAMAATMRSYGVQPGAVIGHSLGEVAAAVVSGALSLEDGVKVICRRSLLCLRLAGGGAMASVEMPAQQVREELEQQGIEDVVVAVVASPKSTVIGGDTDTVRRIVAGWEAREIMAREVNVDVASHSPQVDPILDELSEMLDDITPMAPEVPYYSATSFDPREQPYCDADYWVDNLRHTVRFSAAVQTALEDGFRVFGELSPHPLLIRAIDQTAATLDISVAALAGMRRGQDVPHGMGEFLGDLYSAGAEVDFSVLYPVGRLVDAPLPTWAHRNLVLIPDGAENQTRGTHLVAAHPLLGSHVRLLEEPERHAWAAEVGTGAHPWLVDHQINNVAALPGAAYCEMALAAARTIFGDDAEVRDVTFDAMLLLKDLTPVSATASAEAPGVLRFMVETDIDGEREQRASAVLTAREAGEQPQPYDMDALQSAHPTRADGDGVRQWFDGRGVQFGPAFTALQAVNAADEDADTVLAEIGLPTSIRNQQTSYGVHPALLDACFQSVAAHPGVQASGTGALLLPLGVDRLRVHGAVRNARYCLTRVTSLDGSTVQADIDLLDDYGTVLFTVEGLRMGSGMSESNEGDRVLNERLLGIEWRQHQLAEVTQNNSATWLLVSTSDTVDLLASALTDALKLNDADVTTMSWPQQADHAGNAERLASYFAQGGFDNVVVVSPARIAGCPEEQMPLRGGEQVRHLVRIARELADTAGEPPRLHVVTRNAQSVLADDRPNLEQAGLRGLLRVIGAEYPQLRPSQIDVDDDVDAKLVARALLTGSEEDETAFRAGEWYSAHLFPSPLQPDERYTTVVDHSRDGMRLEIRVPGDMQTLELAAFDRIPPGPGQIEVAVTASSLNFADVLLAFGRYPSFEGLHPQLGIDFAGVVTAVGPDVTSHRVGDHVGGMSPNGCWGTFVTCDADVAVTLPSGLRDDQAAAVSTASATAWYSLVDLAKITAGDKVLIHSATGGVGQAAIAIARHFGAEIFATAGTEERRDILRGMGITNVYDSRSAAFGEEIRRDTDGYGVDIVLNSLTGASQRAGVDLLAFGGRFVEIGKKDIYGDTRLGLFPFRKNLSFYGVDLALMATTHPAQIRELLNTVYRMTAEGVLPQPETTHYPLADAATAIRVMGAAEHTGKLLLSVPKVGHSSVVVPPEQAKVFRRDGSYIITGGLGGLGLFLASKMADAGCGRIVLNSRSEPKPEALVEIERMRAAGTQVEVVSGDIALSETVDRLVTVATATGMAVRGVLHAAAVVEDAILPNITDELIDRDWAPKVYGAWHLHRATTAQPLDWFCSFSSAAALMGSPGQGAYAAANSWLDGFTHWRRSQGLPATAIAWAAWDEIGAGKHLAASGDTTMISPDEGARAFEALLRHDRAYSGYAPMIGTPWLTDLAARSPFAEAFKASGDRPADTSTFRAELHELPVEEWPTRVRRLVSEQLSLILRRSIDPDRPISEYGLDSLGNLELRTRIETETGIRVRSMDITTVRSLADSLCETLAGVITSAASR, from the coding sequence GTGCGTCAGACATCTGTCACCCCCATCGCCGTCGTCGGCATGGCGTGCCGGCTGCCCGGTGGTATCGACTCTCCTCACAAGCTGTGGGAAGCGTTGCTCGACGGCGCCGATCTGGTCACTGAAGTTCCGGCCGACCGGTGGGATGCTGACGACCTCTACGACCCGGAGCCCGGCGTGCCCGGCCGGTCGGTGTCGAAGTGGGGTGCCTTCATCGACGATGTCACCGGGTTCGATCCCGACTTCTTCGGCATCAACGAGCGCGAGGCCACCGCGATGGATCCGCAGCACCGGGTGCTGCTGGAGACCAGCTGGGAGGCCGTCGAGCAGGCGGGCTTCACCCCGTCCTCGCTGTCCGGCACGTCGACCGGTGTCTTCATCGGGATGTCCCACGACGACTACGCCATGGTCACCAGCGACGCCGGCGCCTTCGATCAGGCCTATGCCTTCACCGGCAACCCGTTCAGCATGGCCTCGGGCCGCATCTCGCACGCGCTCGGTCTGCACGGCCCGGCGCTGACCACCGACACCGCCTGCTCCTCGAGTCTGGTCGCGGTGCATCAGGCCTGCCGCAGCCTGCACGCGGGCGAAAGCGACATGGCCTTGGCGGGCGGCGTGATGCTGATGCTGGATCAGCGCCTCTACGCCTCGTCGTCGGGGCAGGGCATGCTGTCGCCGACCGGACGCTGCCACTCCTTCGATGTCGCCGCCGACGGATTCGTCCGCTCCGAGGGCTGCGGGATCGTCGTCCTCAAGCGGCTCGACGACGCCCAGCGTGACGGCGACCGGGTGCTGGCTGTCATCAAGAGCACCGCCTCCAATCAGGACGGCCGCACCGAGAACATCCTGACCCCGTCGCGCGACGCACAGGTCTCCGTATTCCAGGCCGCACTGGAGGCAGCCGGCGTCGACCCCGCCACCGTGGGCATGGTCGAAGCACACGGCACCGGCACGCCGGTCGGGGACACCATCGAGTTCACCAGCGTCTCCACTGTCTACGGCACCGACGGTCCCTGCGCCCTGACGTCGGTCAAGAGCAACTTCGGCCACGCCGAGTCTGCGGCGGGCGTTCTGGGTCTGATGAAAGCCGTCCTGGCCGTGCATCACGGCGTTGTGCCGCAGAACGTGCACTTCACCGAGCTGTCGGAGAAGAACGCCAAGGTCAAGACAGGGATGTTCGTCCCGACCGAGAACATCCCCTGGCCCAAGGACGGTGGACCGCGCCGCGCGGGCGTCTCGTCCTACGGCATGTCGGGCACCAATGTGCACCTGATTCTCGAGCAGGCCCCCGAGGTCCCGGTGGTCGTCGAGTCCGCCAAGCCCGACGCCGCGAAGGAGTTGCTGGTCTTCCCGGTGTGCTCGAGCTCGGTGGAGGAGCTGCGCAACACCGCGGCGCGCCTTGCCGATTGGGTCGAGAGCGCAGGCGAGGAGCTTTCGCTGCGGGACCTGGGCTACACGCTGGCCCGACGTCGCGGACACCGCCCGCTGCGCACCTCGGTCATCGCCGACGATCGCGCCGAGCTGATCGCCGGCCTGCGTCATGTCGCCGAGGGTGACGACCCGTTCCAGCCCGCTGTCGGGCAGGACGACCGTGGCCCGGTCTGGATCTTCTCCGGCCAGGGCTCGCAGTGGGCGTCGATGGGCACCGGTCTGCTGTCCACCGAGCCGGTCTTCGCCGCGAAGATCGCCGAGATCGAGCCGCTGATCGCCGCCGAATCCGACTTCTCGGTCACCGAGGCGATGACCGCTCCCGAAACCGTCGAGGGCATCCATCGCGTCCAGCCCACGATCTTCGCCGTCCAGGTTGCGATGGCCGCCACCATGCGCTCCTACGGGGTCCAGCCCGGAGCGGTCATCGGCCACTCACTGGGTGAGGTCGCCGCCGCCGTCGTCTCCGGCGCGCTGTCCCTGGAGGACGGCGTCAAGGTCATCTGCCGTCGCTCGCTGCTGTGCCTGCGGCTGGCCGGCGGGGGAGCGATGGCGTCGGTCGAGATGCCCGCCCAGCAGGTCCGTGAAGAACTCGAACAGCAGGGCATCGAGGACGTGGTGGTCGCCGTCGTGGCGTCGCCCAAGTCGACGGTGATCGGCGGTGACACCGACACCGTCCGCCGGATCGTGGCGGGCTGGGAAGCACGCGAGATCATGGCCCGCGAGGTCAACGTCGACGTGGCGTCGCATTCGCCGCAGGTCGACCCCATCCTCGACGAGCTGTCCGAGATGCTCGACGACATCACCCCGATGGCCCCCGAGGTGCCTTATTACTCGGCGACCTCCTTCGACCCGCGCGAGCAGCCGTACTGCGACGCCGACTACTGGGTGGACAATCTGCGCCACACGGTCCGGTTCTCGGCCGCCGTGCAGACCGCGCTGGAAGACGGGTTCCGGGTGTTCGGGGAGCTGTCCCCGCACCCGCTGCTGATTCGCGCGATCGACCAGACCGCCGCCACGCTGGACATCTCCGTCGCCGCGCTGGCCGGTATGCGGCGCGGCCAGGACGTGCCGCACGGCATGGGCGAATTCCTCGGTGACCTGTACTCCGCGGGTGCCGAGGTCGACTTCTCGGTGCTGTACCCGGTCGGCCGCCTGGTTGACGCCCCGCTGCCCACCTGGGCCCACCGCAACCTGGTGCTGATCCCGGACGGCGCGGAGAACCAGACCCGCGGCACCCACCTGGTCGCGGCCCACCCGCTGCTGGGGTCGCACGTCCGACTGCTGGAGGAGCCCGAGCGCCACGCCTGGGCGGCCGAAGTCGGTACCGGTGCGCACCCATGGCTGGTCGATCACCAGATCAACAACGTCGCCGCGTTGCCCGGCGCGGCCTACTGCGAGATGGCACTGGCCGCCGCGCGCACCATTTTCGGTGACGACGCCGAGGTCCGCGACGTCACGTTCGACGCGATGCTGCTGCTCAAGGATCTGACCCCGGTCAGCGCCACCGCCTCGGCGGAAGCCCCGGGCGTCCTGCGGTTCATGGTCGAGACCGATATCGACGGCGAGCGTGAGCAGCGCGCCAGTGCGGTGCTGACCGCGCGTGAGGCCGGCGAGCAGCCGCAGCCCTACGACATGGACGCGCTGCAGAGCGCTCATCCCACCCGCGCCGACGGCGACGGGGTTCGTCAGTGGTTCGACGGCCGCGGTGTCCAGTTCGGCCCGGCGTTCACCGCGCTGCAGGCCGTCAACGCCGCCGACGAGGACGCTGACACCGTGCTGGCCGAGATCGGCCTGCCGACGTCGATCCGCAACCAGCAGACCTCGTACGGCGTTCACCCGGCGCTGCTGGACGCCTGCTTCCAGTCGGTCGCGGCCCACCCGGGCGTGCAGGCCTCCGGCACCGGCGCGCTGCTGCTGCCGCTCGGGGTGGACCGGTTGCGCGTGCACGGCGCGGTGCGCAACGCCCGCTACTGCCTGACCCGGGTGACCTCACTCGACGGCTCCACTGTCCAGGCCGACATCGATCTGCTCGACGACTACGGGACGGTGCTGTTCACCGTCGAGGGTCTGCGCATGGGCAGCGGCATGTCGGAGAGCAACGAGGGTGACCGGGTGCTCAACGAGCGCCTGCTCGGTATCGAGTGGCGCCAGCATCAGCTCGCCGAGGTCACCCAGAACAACTCGGCGACCTGGCTGCTGGTCAGCACCTCCGACACCGTGGACCTGCTGGCCTCGGCGCTCACCGATGCACTCAAGCTGAACGACGCCGACGTCACCACCATGTCCTGGCCGCAGCAGGCCGACCACGCCGGCAACGCCGAGCGGCTCGCGTCGTACTTCGCGCAGGGCGGGTTCGACAATGTCGTCGTGGTGTCCCCGGCGCGCATCGCCGGCTGCCCGGAAGAGCAGATGCCGCTGCGCGGGGGAGAGCAGGTGCGCCACCTGGTCCGGATCGCCCGCGAGCTCGCCGACACCGCTGGCGAGCCGCCGCGGTTGCATGTCGTCACCCGTAACGCCCAGTCGGTGCTGGCCGACGACCGGCCCAACCTCGAACAAGCCGGCCTGCGGGGTCTGCTGCGCGTGATCGGTGCCGAATACCCACAGCTGCGGCCCAGCCAGATCGACGTCGACGACGACGTCGACGCCAAGCTGGTCGCCCGCGCACTGCTCACCGGTTCGGAAGAGGACGAGACCGCCTTCCGCGCCGGCGAGTGGTACTCCGCGCACCTGTTCCCGAGCCCCCTGCAGCCGGACGAGCGCTACACCACCGTCGTCGACCACTCCCGCGACGGCATGCGCCTGGAGATCCGCGTCCCGGGTGACATGCAGACGCTGGAGCTGGCAGCGTTTGACCGGATCCCGCCGGGACCGGGCCAGATCGAGGTCGCGGTCACCGCGTCCAGCCTGAACTTCGCCGACGTGCTGCTGGCCTTCGGCCGCTATCCGAGCTTCGAGGGTCTGCACCCTCAGCTGGGTATCGACTTCGCCGGCGTGGTCACCGCGGTCGGTCCCGACGTCACGTCGCACCGGGTCGGCGATCACGTGGGCGGTATGTCGCCCAACGGCTGCTGGGGCACATTCGTGACCTGCGACGCCGACGTGGCCGTCACGCTGCCGTCCGGCCTGCGCGACGACCAGGCCGCGGCGGTGTCCACCGCCTCTGCGACCGCCTGGTACAGCCTGGTCGACCTGGCCAAGATCACGGCCGGGGACAAGGTGCTGATCCACTCCGCGACCGGCGGTGTGGGTCAGGCCGCGATCGCGATCGCGCGGCACTTCGGCGCGGAGATCTTCGCGACCGCAGGCACCGAGGAGCGCCGCGACATCCTGCGCGGCATGGGCATCACCAACGTCTACGACTCCCGCAGCGCCGCCTTCGGTGAGGAGATCCGCCGGGACACCGACGGCTACGGCGTAGACATCGTGCTGAACTCGCTGACCGGCGCCTCGCAGCGGGCCGGTGTCGACCTGCTGGCCTTCGGCGGACGGTTCGTCGAGATCGGCAAGAAGGACATCTACGGTGACACCCGCCTCGGGCTGTTCCCGTTCCGCAAGAACCTGTCGTTCTACGGTGTCGACCTGGCGCTGATGGCCACCACACATCCCGCCCAGATCCGCGAGCTGCTCAACACCGTCTACCGGATGACCGCCGAAGGTGTGCTGCCGCAGCCGGAGACCACGCACTACCCGCTGGCCGACGCCGCCACCGCCATCCGCGTGATGGGTGCGGCCGAGCACACCGGCAAGCTGCTGCTGTCGGTGCCGAAGGTCGGCCACAGCAGCGTGGTGGTGCCGCCGGAGCAGGCCAAGGTGTTCCGCCGCGACGGCTCCTACATCATCACCGGCGGCCTCGGCGGGCTTGGTTTGTTCCTCGCCTCGAAGATGGCCGACGCCGGCTGCGGCCGGATCGTGCTGAACTCGCGGTCGGAGCCGAAGCCGGAAGCGCTGGTCGAGATCGAACGCATGCGCGCCGCCGGAACACAGGTCGAGGTCGTCAGCGGCGACATCGCGCTGTCGGAGACGGTCGACCGCCTGGTGACGGTGGCCACCGCGACCGGTATGGCGGTCCGTGGAGTGCTGCACGCGGCCGCCGTCGTCGAGGACGCCATCCTGCCCAACATCACCGACGAGCTGATCGACCGGGACTGGGCGCCGAAGGTCTACGGCGCCTGGCATCTGCATCGGGCCACCACGGCACAGCCGCTGGACTGGTTCTGCTCGTTCTCCTCGGCGGCCGCCCTGATGGGCTCGCCGGGACAGGGCGCGTACGCGGCGGCCAACAGCTGGCTCGACGGGTTCACCCACTGGCGTCGTTCGCAGGGTCTGCCTGCCACGGCTATCGCGTGGGCGGCGTGGGACGAGATCGGCGCGGGCAAGCACCTGGCCGCCTCCGGCGACACCACGATGATCAGCCCCGACGAGGGTGCTCGCGCCTTCGAAGCGCTGCTGCGCCACGACCGCGCCTACAGCGGTTACGCGCCGATGATCGGGACGCCGTGGCTGACCGATCTGGCCGCCCGCAGCCCGTTCGCCGAGGCCTTCAAGGCCAGCGGCGACCGTCCTGCGGACACCAGCACGTTCCGGGCGGAGTTGCACGAGTTGCCGGTCGAGGAATGGCCGACTCGGGTGCGTCGTCTGGTATCCGAGCAGCTCAGCCTGATTTTGCGTCGCTCGATTGATCCGGACCGGCCAATTTCCGAATACGGTCTGGATTCGTTGGGCAACCTGGAACTGAGAACGCGTATCGAAACTGAAACGGGAATACGCGTCCGATCGATGGACATAACGACTGTCCGGTCGTTGGCCGACAGCCTGTGCGAAACACTGGCCGGCGTCATAACGTCAGCTGCATCCCGCTAA
- a CDS encoding serine hydrolase domain-containing protein: protein MTQATPGHDALPHGLQGAADPHFACALRNFSAMFPHPRFGGGALAVYLDGQPVVDVWTGWSDRRGRQHWSADTGAMVFSATKGVASTVIHRLVDRGLIDYDAPVAEYWPEFGANGKAAITVREMMQHRAGLAHLRGVRRRDLLDHVVMEERIAAAPVGRNFGKPAYHALTYGWLLSGLARAVTGIGMRELIRTEVAAPLDTDGIHLGRPPADAPTKAASIIGPQMNIPNPFFNSVAPRIAAFELSAIFGSMYFPGMRSTVQGAMPLLDSELPAANGVATARSLARMYGAIANGGEIDGKRFLSAELVAGLTGRRNLTPDRNLILPLAFHLGYHALPIPGVLPGFGHVGLGGSLGWAIPEAGLSFSFVHNRLLTPFVLADQAGFVTTAALIRRGAASARKHGFAPVAEFGARFPRPVSGVVAG from the coding sequence GTGACTCAGGCGACTCCCGGACACGACGCACTGCCCCACGGGCTGCAGGGCGCCGCCGATCCGCACTTCGCCTGCGCGTTGCGCAATTTCTCCGCGATGTTCCCACATCCCCGGTTCGGGGGCGGCGCACTGGCGGTCTACCTCGACGGGCAGCCGGTGGTCGACGTCTGGACCGGTTGGTCGGACCGACGGGGACGGCAGCACTGGTCGGCCGACACCGGCGCGATGGTGTTCTCGGCGACCAAGGGGGTGGCCTCGACCGTCATCCACCGGCTGGTGGACCGCGGACTCATCGACTACGACGCACCCGTGGCCGAGTACTGGCCGGAGTTCGGCGCCAACGGCAAGGCCGCGATCACCGTGCGCGAGATGATGCAGCACCGCGCCGGTCTGGCACATCTGCGCGGAGTGCGCAGGCGCGACCTGCTCGACCACGTGGTCATGGAGGAGCGCATCGCGGCGGCGCCGGTCGGCCGGAACTTCGGCAAGCCCGCGTACCACGCGCTCACCTACGGCTGGCTGCTGTCCGGGCTGGCGCGCGCGGTCACCGGGATCGGCATGCGTGAGCTGATCCGCACCGAGGTGGCCGCGCCGCTGGACACCGACGGGATCCACCTTGGCCGCCCGCCCGCGGATGCGCCGACCAAGGCGGCGTCGATCATCGGGCCCCAGATGAACATCCCGAACCCGTTCTTCAACAGCGTCGCGCCCAGGATCGCGGCCTTCGAGCTGTCTGCCATCTTCGGCTCCATGTACTTCCCCGGCATGAGATCGACGGTGCAGGGTGCCATGCCGTTGCTGGACAGCGAGCTGCCGGCGGCCAACGGGGTCGCCACGGCACGCAGCCTGGCCCGCATGTACGGCGCCATCGCCAACGGCGGCGAGATCGACGGCAAGCGCTTCCTGTCCGCGGAATTGGTCGCGGGCCTGACCGGCCGGCGCAATCTCACCCCGGATCGCAATTTGATCCTGCCGCTGGCATTCCACCTCGGCTATCACGCGCTGCCCATTCCGGGCGTGCTGCCCGGCTTCGGTCATGTCGGACTCGGCGGGTCGCTCGGGTGGGCAATTCCGGAGGCGGGGCTGTCATTCAGTTTCGTACACAACCGGCTGCTGACCCCGTTTGTGCTGGCTGACCAGGCCGGCTTCGTGACGACCGCCGCGCTCATCCGGCGCGGCGCCGCGTCGGCTCGCAAGCACGGCTTCGCCCCGGTCGCCGAGTTCGGTGCTCGGTTCCCGCGGCCGGTATCAGGGGTCGTCGCGGGTTAG
- the meaB gene encoding methylmalonyl Co-A mutase-associated GTPase MeaB, with translation MPDIPGLAEAIRGGDRAALSRAITLVESTRADHRDQAQQLLLELMPDAGKALRVGITGVPGVGKSTTIESLGMYLIERGHRVAVLAVDPSSTRTGGSILGDKTRMAQLAVHPDAYIRPSPTSGTLGGVAKATRETVVLVEAAGFDVILIETVGVGQSEVAVANMVDTFVFLTLARTGDQLQGIKKGVLELADIVVVNKADGKHATEAKAAARELTAAIRLIYPRETLWRPPVLTMSAVEGTGLREMWDTVCQHRDVLTKAGEFDARRRAQQVDWTWSMVRDAVLDRVLNHPAVRTQRAEIERQVRDGELTPALAAQRILDAADQSN, from the coding sequence ATGCCCGACATCCCCGGACTGGCCGAGGCGATCCGCGGCGGCGATCGTGCGGCGCTGTCGCGGGCCATCACGCTGGTCGAGTCGACCCGTGCCGATCACCGCGATCAGGCCCAGCAGCTGCTCCTGGAGCTGATGCCCGACGCGGGGAAGGCGCTTCGCGTCGGGATCACCGGCGTCCCCGGGGTGGGCAAGTCGACCACCATCGAGTCGTTGGGGATGTACCTCATCGAGCGGGGGCACCGGGTCGCGGTGCTGGCCGTCGACCCGTCGTCCACTCGCACCGGCGGTTCGATTCTGGGCGACAAGACCCGGATGGCGCAGCTCGCCGTGCACCCCGACGCCTATATCCGCCCTTCGCCCACCTCGGGGACGCTGGGCGGGGTGGCCAAGGCGACCCGGGAGACTGTGGTGCTCGTCGAGGCCGCCGGATTCGACGTGATCCTGATCGAAACCGTCGGTGTCGGGCAGTCCGAGGTGGCCGTCGCCAACATGGTGGACACCTTCGTCTTTCTCACCCTGGCCCGCACCGGCGACCAGCTTCAGGGCATCAAGAAGGGTGTGCTGGAACTCGCCGACATCGTCGTGGTCAACAAGGCCGACGGGAAGCACGCCACCGAGGCCAAAGCAGCCGCTCGTGAGCTGACCGCCGCGATACGATTGATCTATCCTCGTGAAACACTCTGGCGCCCACCGGTTTTGACGATGAGCGCGGTGGAGGGCACCGGCCTGCGGGAGATGTGGGACACGGTCTGCCAACACCGCGACGTGTTGACCAAGGCGGGCGAGTTCGACGCCCGCCGGCGCGCGCAGCAGGTGGACTGGACGTGGTCGATGGTGCGCGACGCGGTTCTCGACCGGGTGCTGAACCACCCGGCCGTGCGAACGCAGCGCGCGGAGATCGAGCGGCAGGTGCGCGACGGCGAGTTGACCCCCGCGCTGGCCGCACAACGAATCCTCGACGCGGCCGACCAGTCAAACTGA
- the scpA gene encoding methylmalonyl-CoA mutase, giving the protein MTASTTGTVPSFADVPLHGDRPAPAPSVAAVADHVAAAASAHGYTAEQLEWQTPEGIAVKPVYVGADRDAVVAAGYPLDSFPGEPPFIRGPYPTMYVNQPWTIRQYAGFSTAAESNAFYRRNLAAGQKGLSVAFDLATHRGYDSDHPRVAGDVGMAGVAIDSILDMRQLFDGIDLSAVSVSMTMNGAVLPILALYVVAAEEQGVSPDKLAGTIQNDILKEFMVRNTYIYPPKPSMRIISDIFAYTSAKMPKFNSISISGYHIQEAGATADLELAYTLADGVEYLKAGRDAGLDVDKFAPRLSFFWGIGMNFFMEVAKLRAGRLLWSELVAEFGAKNPKSLSLRTHSQTSGWSLTAQDVFNNVARTCVEAMAATQGHTQSLHTNALDEALALPTDFSARIARNTQLLLQQESGTTRPIDPWAGSYYVEWLTYQLAEKARAHIAEVAEHGGMAQAINEGIPKLRIEEAAARTQARIDSGAQPLIGVNKYQVDEDQDIEVLKVENSRVRAEQIAKLAQLRSERDERATQAALDDLSRAAAASGPAGEDGLGNNLLALAINAARAKATLGEISDALEKVYGRHQAEIRTIAGVYRDEVGKAQNVSTATELVEKFAEADGRRPRILVAKMGQDGHDRGQKVIATAFADIGFDVDVGSLFSTPEEVARQAADNDVHVVGVSSLAAGHLTLVPALRDALAEVGRPDIMVVVGGVIPPGDFDELYAAGATAIFPPGTVIADAAVDLLHKLAERLGYSLS; this is encoded by the coding sequence ATGACCGCTTCAACCACGGGCACCGTACCCAGCTTCGCCGACGTACCGCTGCACGGCGACCGGCCCGCACCGGCGCCCTCCGTGGCCGCCGTCGCCGACCATGTGGCCGCTGCCGCATCGGCGCACGGCTACACCGCTGAGCAGTTGGAGTGGCAGACCCCGGAAGGCATCGCCGTCAAACCGGTCTACGTCGGCGCCGACCGCGACGCCGTCGTCGCCGCAGGATATCCGCTGGACAGCTTCCCCGGAGAACCGCCGTTCATCCGCGGGCCGTACCCGACCATGTACGTCAACCAGCCGTGGACCATCCGGCAGTACGCGGGATTCTCCACCGCCGCAGAATCGAATGCCTTCTACCGGCGTAATCTGGCCGCCGGTCAGAAAGGTCTGTCGGTGGCATTCGACCTGGCTACTCACCGCGGCTACGACTCCGACCATCCCCGCGTCGCCGGTGATGTCGGGATGGCCGGTGTCGCCATCGACTCGATCCTCGACATGCGCCAATTGTTCGACGGTATCGACCTTTCCGCGGTGAGCGTGTCGATGACCATGAACGGCGCGGTACTGCCGATCCTGGCGCTCTACGTGGTGGCCGCCGAGGAGCAGGGGGTGTCGCCGGACAAGCTGGCCGGGACCATCCAGAACGACATCCTCAAAGAGTTCATGGTCCGCAACACCTACATTTATCCGCCGAAGCCTTCGATGCGCATCATCTCCGACATCTTCGCCTACACCAGCGCCAAGATGCCGAAGTTCAACTCCATCTCGATCTCGGGCTATCACATCCAGGAAGCCGGGGCCACAGCCGATCTCGAGCTGGCCTACACGCTGGCCGACGGTGTGGAGTACCTCAAGGCCGGCCGCGACGCCGGGCTCGACGTCGACAAGTTCGCGCCGCGGCTGTCGTTCTTCTGGGGTATCGGGATGAACTTCTTCATGGAGGTCGCCAAGCTCCGGGCTGGCCGGCTGCTGTGGAGTGAGCTCGTTGCCGAGTTCGGCGCCAAGAATCCCAAATCGCTGTCGCTGCGCACGCATTCGCAGACCTCCGGTTGGTCGCTGACCGCCCAGGACGTGTTCAACAATGTCGCGCGGACCTGCGTCGAGGCGATGGCGGCGACTCAGGGACATACCCAGTCGCTGCACACCAACGCCCTCGACGAGGCGCTGGCGCTGCCCACCGACTTCTCCGCGCGCATCGCCCGCAATACTCAGCTGCTGCTGCAGCAGGAATCCGGCACCACCCGGCCGATCGATCCGTGGGCGGGCTCCTACTACGTGGAGTGGTTGACCTACCAGCTGGCCGAGAAGGCCCGGGCGCACATCGCGGAGGTCGCCGAGCACGGCGGGATGGCGCAGGCGATCAACGAGGGCATCCCGAAGTTGCGCATCGAGGAGGCTGCCGCGCGCACGCAGGCGCGCATCGATTCGGGTGCCCAGCCGCTGATCGGCGTCAACAAGTACCAGGTCGACGAGGACCAGGACATCGAGGTCCTCAAGGTCGAGAACAGCCGGGTGCGAGCCGAGCAGATCGCGAAGCTGGCGCAGTTGCGCAGTGAGCGGGATGAGCGCGCGACGCAGGCCGCGCTGGACGACCTGTCCCGTGCCGCGGCCGCCTCGGGTCCGGCCGGTGAGGACGGCTTGGGCAACAACCTGTTGGCCCTGGCGATCAATGCCGCCCGCGCCAAGGCCACCCTCGGCGAGATCTCCGACGCCCTGGAGAAGGTGTACGGCCGGCATCAGGCCGAGATCCGCACCATCGCCGGGGTGTACCGCGACGAGGTCGGGAAGGCCCAGAACGTGAGCACCGCAACCGAATTGGTGGAGAAGTTCGCCGAGGCCGACGGCCGCCGGCCTCGCATCCTGGTCGCCAAGATGGGCCAGGACGGCCACGACCGCGGCCAGAAGGTCATCGCCACCGCGTTCGCCGACATCGGCTTCGACGTTGACGTCGGTTCGCTGTTCTCCACACCGGAGGAAGTCGCGCGCCAGGCCGCCGACAACGACGTCCACGTGGTCGGGGTGTCGTCGCTGGCCGCCGGTCATCTGACGCTGGTGCCTGCGCTGCGCGACGCACTGGCCGAGGTGGGGCGACCCGACATCATGGTGGTCGTCGGCGGTGTCATCCCGCCCGGCGACTTCGACGAGCTCTATGCCGCCGGCGCGACTGCGATCTTCCCGCCCGGCACGGTGATCGCCGACGCCGCGGTCGATCTGCTGCACAAGCTCGCCGAGCGGCTCGGCTACAGCCTGTCCTGA